In Primulina huaijiensis isolate GDHJ02 chromosome 6, ASM1229523v2, whole genome shotgun sequence, a single window of DNA contains:
- the LOC140978048 gene encoding beta-carotene isomerase D27, chloroplastic produces MAVLSFQAVNMPSVGHCCSRRNSHCNGVSIIRCGIAEASGEPAPMGQKTKYNDGVFEKVFMTLFARKMSKFSRGRSKETGWLDYDYDSFVDVSKSVMEGRSRQQQQQVVREVLLSMLPPGAPAQFRKLFPPTKWAAEFNAAITVPFFHWLVGPSEVVEVEVNGVKQKSGVHIKKCRYLENSGCVGMCVNMCKIPTQDFFTNEFGLPLTMTPNFEDMSCEMVYGQVPPPFEEDPASKQPCLVDFCSLANPNSSFCHKLKA; encoded by the exons ATGGCGGTTCTTAGCTTCCAAGCTGTCAATATGCCATCTGTTGGCCACTGTTGTAGTAGAAGAAACAGTCATTGCAATGGAGTCAGCATAATTCGATGTGGGATTGCGGAGGCGTCGGGGGAACCGGCTCCCATGGGGCAGAAGACTAAGTACAATGACGGGGTATTTGAGAAGGTTTTTATGACCCTGTTTGCGCGGAAGATGTCGAAATTCTCCAGAGGTCGAAGCAAGGAAACGGGGTGGTTGGATTATGATTATGATTCGTTTGTTGATGTGTCGAAGAGTGTGATGGAAGGAAGGTCGcgccagcagcagcagcaagtGGTGAGAGAGGTGCTTCTTTCCATGCTTCCTCCTGGTGCACCTGCTCAA TTCAGAAAATTATTTCCACCAACGAAGTGGGCGGCAGAATTCAATGCAGCCATAACAGTACCCTTCTTCCACTGGTTAGTTGGTCCCTCTGAG GTTGTGGAAGTGGAAGTTAATGGAGTGAAGCAAAAAAGTGGAGTTCACATTAAGAAATGCAG GTACCTGGAGAACAGTGGGTGTGTCGGAATGTGTGTAAACATGTGTAAAATACCTACACAAGATTTCTTCACCAACGAGTTCGGCCTTCCACTAACCATGACTCCTA ATTTTGAAGATATGAGTTGTGAGATGGTGTATGGACAAGTTCCACCGCCATTCGAGGAGGATCCAGCATCCAAACAACCTTGTCTCGTCGATTTTT GCTCCTTAGCGAATCCAAATTCCAGTTTCTGTCACAAACTGAAAGCATGA
- the LOC140978054 gene encoding probable serine/threonine-protein kinase PBL19, with amino-acid sequence MMKCLCIFFKENTKGAPRKSATKLRKSTASTSSNRSIADLRVFSVPELKEATNNFNKLLRIGEGGFGTVYKGTIKLQSDEGEPTTIVAIKKLDPRGWQGHKQWIAEIQYLGVLNHPNLVKLFGYCSSDGERGIQRLLVYEYMPNRSLEDHLFNKAMPTIPWVTRLRIILGAARGMAYLHEGLQIQVIYRDFKSSNVLLDEEFNAKLSDFGLAREGPTGDRSHVSTAPIGTRGYAAPEYIETGRLTIKSDVWSFGVVVYEIITGRRTLERNLPLAEQKLIEWVRQFPPHTKRFDMIMDQRLQNQYSLNSARTIAKLADSCLNKNPKERPAMRQVVEILNQVIMQEESVTRNELTDH; translated from the exons atgatgaagtgtcTGTGcatttttttcaaagaaaacaCCAAAGGTGCGCCTCGGAAATCAGCCACAAAGTTGAGAAAATCCACTGCGTCCACGTCATCGAATCGGAGCATCGCGGATTTAAGGGTATTTTCTGTTCCAGAGCTGAAGGAAGCGACCAACAATTTCAACAAATTGCTCAGGATCGGGGAGGGTGGCTTCGGGACTGTGTACAAAGGTACGATCAAGCTGCAAAGTGATGAGGGGGAACCCACTACTATTGTTGCCATCAAGAAACTCGATCCACGAGGTTGGCAg GGCCACAAGCAGTGGATTGCAGAGATCCAATACCTCGGAGTTCTGAATCACCCTAATCTGGTAAAGCTTTTTGGATACTGTTCCTCTGATGGAGAAAGAGGAATCCAAAGATTATTAGTATACGAGTATATGCCTAATAGAAGCTTGGAGGATCATCTTTTCAACAAGGCAATGCCCACAATACCATGGGTTACTAGACTACGCATTATTCTCGGGGCAGCTCGAGGAATGGCTTATCTGCACGAAGGTTTGCAAATACAG GTGATATACAGGGACTTCAAGTCCTCGAACGTCCTGTTGGACGAGGAATTCAATGCCAAGCTTTCAGACTTTGGTCTTGCAAGAGAAGGCCCTACAGGGGACCGCTCTCATGTATCCACAGCGCCAATTGGGACACGCGGCTATGCGGCCCCAGAATATATAGAGACAGGACGTCTGACAATCAAGAGTGATGTATGGAGCTTTGGAGTTGTGGTTTATGAGATAATTACGGGAAGGCGGACATTGGAAAGAAACCTTCCATTGGCAGAGCAAAAGCTTATTGAATGGGTGAGACAGTTTCCACCACATACCAAAAGGTTTGACATGATAATGGATCAACGACTACAAAATCAGTATTCCCTGAACTCTGCTAGAACCATTGCGAAATTGGCTGATAGCTGTCTCAACAAGAACCCGAAAGAACGGCCGGCGATGAGGCAAGTGGTGGAGATCTTGAATCAAGTTATAATGCAAGAAGAATCAGTCACCAGAAATGAACTTACAGATCATTGA
- the LOC140978052 gene encoding uncharacterized protein, translating to MEEEKSVSIPSEAAEENNHDWQRVTYAKKQRKNQTVQNGSGALPEKGSVFKGLEKHSEERRRKLEAQRVAVSIYDDDDDDKLPLRSRKNFGGDEDDEENSDTDINATENNVAEANKKEKPKKLKKPKVTVAEAAAKIDDSDLAAFLSDISGSYEGQQDIQLMRFADYFGRAFLEVSTSQFPWLKLFRESAVAKIADVPVSYISEAVYKTSIDWINHFSYDALGTFVCWSFDGILAGLVTQLLGPKGSRKGAQPASSKSQVAIFLVLAMVLRRKPDVLLTVLPKLMQNSKYQGQDKLPFIIWMIVQACQGDLAVGLYLWAHHILPILGGKSGSNPQCRDLVLQLVERILAAPKARVVLLNNAVRKGERLIAPESLDLLLRLTFPASPARVKATERFEAIYPILKEVALTGSPGSKAMKQTSLQIQTFSVKAAGEGIPALAQEATSIFIWCLTQNLDCYKQWDKIYVENIEASVTVLRKLDEEWKIFSSKQSSLQALTETLKGFRQKNEIALTDDARQAFFKDADKYCKTILRRLSSGRSCVKTMAVTVVILSVGAAVFYPSLDVLDWNKLTVLLNAQQSF from the exons ATGGAAGAAGAGAAATCAGTTTCCATCCCATCCGAAGCAGCAGAAGAAAATAATCATGACTGGCAGAGAGTCACATACGCCAAAAAACAGCGAAAGAATCAGACTGTACAGAACGGATCCGGTGCTTTACCTGAAAAAGGTAGCGTTTTTAAGGGCCTGGAGAAGCACTCGGAGGAACGGCGCCGGAAATTGGAGGCACAGCGCGTCGCTGTCTCGATTTACGATGACGATGACGATGATAAGCTGCCGTTGAGATCGAGGAAGAATTTCGGAGGAGATGAAGATGATGAGGAGAACAGCGATACTGATATTAATGCGACAGAGAATAATGTCGCGGAGGCGAATAAGAAGGAGAAGCCGAAGAAGCTTAAAAAGCCTAAGGTGACGGTGGCGGAGGCCGCTGCCAAGATCGACGATTCTGATCTTGCAGCTTTTCTTTCTGATATTTCG GGATCGTACGAAGGGCAGCAAGACATACAATTGATGAGGTTTGCCGATTATTTTGGGCGTGCATTTTTGGAGGTCAGCACATCACAGTTCCCTTGGCTGAAGCTGTTTAGAGAATCTGCGGTGGCGAAAATCGCTGAC GTACCAGTTTCTTACATTTCTGAAGCTGTTTACAAGACCTCGATTGACTGGATCAATCATTTCTCCTATGATGCTTTGGGGACCTTTGTGTGCTGGTCATTTGACGGAATTCTCGCTGGCTTGGTAACCCAATTGTTGGGGCCTAAGGGCTCAAGGAAAGGAGCGCAGCCAGCATCCTCGAAGTCTCAG GTTGCCATCTTTTTAGTATTAGCAATGGTATTAAGGCGGAAGCCTGATGTACTGCTAACTGTATTACCAAAACTCATGCAAAATTCGAAATATCAAGGACAAGATAAGCTTCCATTTATTATATGGATGATTGTTCAG GCCTGTCAAGGAGATCTGGCTGTTGGATTGTACCTATGGGCACATCATATTTTGCCAATTCTTGGAGGAAAATCAGGGTCTAACCCACAGTGTAGGGACTTGGTTTTGCAGCTAGTTGAAAG GATACTGGCTGCACCTAAAGCTCGCGTTGTATTATTGAACAATGCTGTTAGAAAAGGGGAGCGCTTGATAGCACCGGAATCACTGGACCTTCTGTTACGTTTAACATTTCCTGCTTCTCCTGCACGAGTTAAG GCTACTGAAAGATTTGAGGCAATCTACCCCATTCTAAAAGAGGTTGCTCTTACTGGTTCTCCTGGAAGCAAAGCCATGAAGCAGACCTCGCTGCAGATACAAACTTTCTCTGTGAAAGCAGCAGGAGAAG GAATCCCAGCACTAGCTCAGGAAGCAACAAGCATCTTCATCTGGTGTTTGACTCAGAATCTTGATTGCTACAAGCAGTGG GACAAGATTTACGTTGAAAACATAGAGGCCAGTGTTACTGTCTTGAGGAAGCTTGATGAGGAGTGGAAGATTTTTTCTTCTAAACAGTCTTCTCTTCAGGCACTCACCGAAACTTTGAAAGGTTTCAGACAGAAG AATGAAATAGCATTGACTGACGATGCTCGCCAAGCTTTCTTCAAGGATGCAGATAAATATTGTAAGACAATATTACGAAGGCTATCAAGTGGCCGTAGTTGTGTGAAAACCATGGCTGTTACTGTTGTGATACTATCTGTGGGAGCCGCCGTGTTTTATCCAAGCTTGGATGTGTTGGATTGGAACAAGTTAACCGTCCTATTGAACGCCCAGCAATCCTTCTGA
- the LOC140978053 gene encoding cysteine-rich receptor-like protein kinase 43, with amino-acid sequence MTKSKGFFQHLVKPWLSNASKDQDEDDLERIAAREQKLFSFETLVAATKNFHLSQKLGEGSFGPVYKGKLADGKEVAVKKLSHNSTQVKKEFKTEAKLLARVQHRYVVNLLGYCVHGEENLLVYEYVANESLDKHLFGSDRCKAFNWKRRLDVIIGVAKGLFYLHEQAHFRIIHRGIKASNILLDDKWVPKISDFGMARLFPEDQTHNNTRVAGTDGYMAPEYLMHGSLSIKADVFSFGVVVLELISGEKNYPFTRDPDSKNLLEWAYKLYKKQEALKIMDPALASSADPQLIAVCIHMGLLCVQSDPQLRPDMGRVIMILSKKSGALEEPSKPGYPGSRYRRSRTPGASSSVTGKSGPSNSQSFDSTSSSSDHSSTISDPHGKRPMRY; translated from the exons ATGACCAAATCTAAAGGCTTTTTCCAGCACCTGGTGAAGCCATGGTTATCCAACGCAAGCAAAG ACCAAGACGAGGACGACTTGGAGAGAATTGCAGCACGGGAACAAAAGCTGTTTTCTTTTGAAACCCTTGTTGCAGCAACGAAGAATTTTCACCTCAGTCAGAAGCTTGGTGAAGGGTCTTTTGGTCCGGTTTACAAG GGGAAATTAGCTGATGGAAAAGAAGTAGCGGTGAAAAAACTGTCGCATAACTCAACTCAGGTGAAGAAAGAATTTAAAACTGAGGCAAAGCTGTTGGCTCGTGTCCAGCATAGATATGTGGTGAATTTGTTGGGGTATTGTGTACACGGTGAAGAAAATTTACTTGTTTATGAATATGTGGCTAATGAGAGCCTAGACAAGCATCTTTTTG GGTCTGATAGATGCAAAGCGTTCAATTGGAAGCGACGGCTAGACGTGATAATTGGTGTAGCAAAGGGCTTATTTTATCTTCACGAGCAGGCCCATTTTCGTATCATACACCGGGGCATCAAAGCCAGCAACATCTTGCTTGATGATAAATGGGTTCCAAAGATTTCTGATTTTGGCATGGCACGTCTCTTTCCTGAAGatcaaacacataataataCACGTGTAGCTGGTACCGA TGGCTATATGGCACCAGAGTATCTCATGCATGGCAGTCTTTCTATTAAGGCAGACGTGTTTAGCTTTGGGGTTGTGGTTCTGGAGCTCATAAGCGGAGAGAAAAATTATCCTTTTACCCGGGATCCTGATTCAAAGAACCTACTTGAATGG GCATACAAGCTTTACAAAAAAcaagaagccttgaaaataaTGGATCCGGCATTGGCATCTTCTGCAGATCCCCAGCTGATAGCAGTGTGCATACATATGGGGTTGCTCTGCGTGCAGTCAGATCCACAATTACGACCCGACATGGGTAGAGTTATAATGATCTTGTCGAAAAAGTCGGGTGCTCTTGAAGAACCATCAAAACCTGGATACCCTGGTTCAAGGTATAGAAGGAGTCGAACACCCGGTGCATCATCATCTGTTACAGGTAAATCTGGTCCATCGAATTCACAATCATTCGACTCTACATCAAGTTCTTCAGATCATTCGAGCACCATATCAGATCCTCATGGGAAGCGTCCCATGCGATATTAG
- the LOC140978055 gene encoding uncharacterized protein, producing MWFLLLKNEDKRRLLDSSAELAIFVQKEMMMKLIRYPFLTFLKLYKTSIDWINHFSYDALGTFVCWSFDGILAGLVTQLLGPKGSRKGVQPASSKSQFAIFLVLAMVSRRKPNVLLTVLPKFMQNSKYQGQDKLPFIIWMIVQACQGDLAVGLYLWAHHILPILGGKSGSNPQCRDLVLQLVERILAAPKARVVLLNNAVRKGERLIAPESLDLLLRLEFPASPARVKATERIEAFYPILKEVAPTGSPGSKAMKQTSLQIQTFSVKAVGGGIPALAQEATSIFMLWCLTQNLDCYKQWDKIYVENIEASVTVLRKLDEEWKIFSSKRSSL from the exons ATGTGGTTTTTGCTGCTCAAAAATGAAGACAAACGGCGGCTGCTCGATTCTTCTGCAGAACTCGCCATTTTTGTTCAGAAAGAAATGATGATGAAATTGATCAG GTACCCGTTTCTTACATTTCTGAAGCTCTACAAGACCTCGATTGACTGGATCAATCATTTCTCCTATGATGCTTTGGGGACCTTTGTGTGCTGGTCATTTGACGGAATTCTCGCTGGCTTGGTAACCCAATTGTTGGGGCCTAAGGGCTCAAGGAAAGGAGTTCAGCCAGCATCCTCAAAGTCTCAG TTTGCCATCTTTTTAGTATTAGCAATGGTATCAAGGCGGAAGCCTAATGTACTGCTAACTGTATTACCAAAATTCATGCAAAATTCGAAATATCAAGGACAAGATAAGCTTCCATTTATTATATGGATGATTGTTCAG GCCTGTCAAGGAGATCTGGCTGTTGGATTGTACCTATGGGCACATCATATTTTGCCAATTCTTGGAGGAAAATCAGGGTCTAACCCACAGTGTAGGGACTTGGTTTTGCAGCTAGTTGAAAG GATACTGGCTGCACCTAAAGCTCGCGTTGTATTATTGAACAATGCTGTTAGAAAAGGGGAGCGCTTGATAGCACCGGAATCACTGGACCTTctgttacgtttagaatttccTGCTTCTCCTGCACGAGTTAAG GCTACTGAAAGAATTGAGGCATTCTACCCCATTCTAAAAGAGGTTGCTCCTACTGGTTCTCCTGGAAGCAAAGCCATGAAGCAGACCTCGCTGCAGATACAAACTTTCTCTGTGAAAGCGGTTGGAGGAG GAATCCCAGCACTAGCTCAGGAAGCAACAAGTATCTTCATGCTCTGGTGTTTGACTCAGAATCTTGATTGCTACAAGCAGTGG GACAAGATTTACGTTGAAAACATAGAGGCCAGTGTTACTGTCTTGAGGAAGCTTGATGAGGAGTGGAAGATTTTTTCTTCTAAACGGTCTTCTCTTTAA